Proteins from a genomic interval of Hornefia porci:
- a CDS encoding pyridoxal phosphate-dependent aminotransferase, with the protein MNISKRVDAMQFSPIRKFNPMAIEAEKKGKKIYHLNIGQPDVETPECFMEAIRNFDEKVIAYAESGGRPELISAVIDYYKKYDIELEPSDMIVTNGGSEALSMSFLTLLNDGDEVLIPEPYYTNYSTFALMAGGVVKPIPADASKGYAYADKENIEACITPKTKVICCLEPGNPTGNILSLDEMKVICELAEKYDLAIIADEVYREFVYDGRTPVSFGQLSEYADRVIIVDSVSKRFSACGARIGLLISKNKEFMSGCMKIAQGRLCVSTVDQIGSAALFRLPDSYYDEAKAIYCGRRDAVVEELRKIPGMNVVVPAGAFYLTCALPVEDIEDFLTFLLTEFEDNGESVMFAPAAGFYATPGKGKNEIRIAYVLKEEDMRRGVELIRLGLEAYNKKLGK; encoded by the coding sequence ATGAACATTTCTAAGAGAGTGGACGCGATGCAGTTCTCACCGATCCGGAAATTCAATCCGATGGCCATCGAGGCGGAGAAAAAGGGAAAGAAGATCTACCACCTGAACATCGGACAGCCGGATGTGGAGACCCCGGAATGCTTTATGGAAGCGATCCGGAATTTTGATGAAAAGGTCATTGCTTATGCGGAGTCCGGCGGAAGACCGGAGCTGATCAGCGCGGTTATCGATTATTACAAGAAGTATGACATTGAGCTGGAGCCTTCTGATATGATCGTCACAAACGGAGGATCCGAGGCGCTGAGCATGTCGTTTCTGACTCTGCTGAACGACGGCGATGAGGTTCTGATTCCTGAGCCGTACTATACCAACTATTCCACGTTTGCTCTGATGGCGGGTGGCGTCGTGAAGCCGATTCCGGCGGACGCCTCCAAGGGCTATGCCTACGCCGATAAAGAAAACATCGAAGCGTGCATCACGCCGAAGACTAAAGTCATCTGCTGCCTGGAGCCGGGAAATCCCACCGGAAATATTCTGTCTCTGGATGAGATGAAGGTGATCTGTGAGCTGGCGGAGAAGTATGATCTGGCGATTATCGCGGACGAGGTCTACAGAGAATTCGTTTACGACGGCAGAACGCCGGTGTCCTTCGGACAGCTGTCGGAGTATGCGGACAGAGTCATCATCGTGGATTCCGTTTCCAAGAGATTCTCTGCCTGCGGCGCCAGAATCGGCCTGCTGATCTCCAAGAACAAAGAATTCATGAGCGGATGCATGAAGATCGCGCAGGGACGTCTCTGCGTATCCACCGTGGATCAGATCGGATCCGCCGCACTGTTCCGCCTGCCGGATTCCTATTACGACGAGGCGAAGGCGATTTACTGCGGAAGAAGAGATGCGGTGGTGGAAGAGCTGAGAAAGATCCCGGGCATGAATGTCGTCGTTCCCGCCGGCGCTTTCTATCTGACCTGCGCTCTGCCGGTAGAGGATATCGAGGACTTCCTGACGTTCCTGCTGACCGAGTTTGAGGACAACGGCGAATCCGTGATGTTCGCGCCTGCCGCGGGCTTCTATGCGACGCCGGGCAAGGGCAAAAAT